The Chamaesiphon minutus PCC 6605 DNA window CGCCACTATCGAAGTAGGCTGTAGAACGGCGGTAAATGGTACTGCGTTCTAATATTTGCTCGATCGCCTGATTATAATCGGCGAGTTGGGCGGGGAGACTGTATCTTCTTTTAATACCCTCGATTTCCTTGAAACTACCCGCCCACAAGGTGCGATCGGTTGTAAATTCTTCTAAATAGAGAAACTTTTCAATTAGATCTAGTCCGGCTGTTCGTAGTAAGGCTGGACTGGGAATATCGCCCGATTGTTTGGGTAAATAGGTGTGAATTTCGGCGGCGTGAGGATCGATACACAACAGCTTATGAGTGGCTTGTTTGCCATTGACAAGCCGCTTGAAGAAACGTTTGACGACTGTAGCCTCTTCTGCATCTCGATGGACGAATACCAACCAGTAGCGACCATCTATGCCCTTAATCGGTTGACCGACTGGCAGATAGTAGGGGCGTTGGTTGCGGATTTGCTGGTTGAAGACAGTTTCTAACATCGGGGCACTCTCGATTTAGCTCTAAATTTAGAGTGCCTGATTTCACTGGTAAAGTAACGTTTTCTGCACCGATCCTCCTTACAGATTGGAGCTTGGTCGCTGGGGTATATTACGATCGGAACCAATGATAGTATGTAATTTAAAGGCTTGCCGATCGATTGACGATCCGATACAATATAGATGTACTAACTATTCTTAGTACAATCGACAACAAGGAGGTTGTATGACACAGACACTCCAAAACATGTCCCAACTTTACGCTCGGCTAGACCAAATTGGCTTGCCGAAGAAGTTTGTGCGAGATAAAGCACTACCAGATTGGTGGTGTGATGAATTCGAGCAGACTCCCAGTGCGGTAACAGAAGCTGCATTGTATGTCTCCCATCGACTAAATCTCAATCTCCAATCTTTGCTGGAAGAGACAGCACAGCCAGAATTCGTCCTAACCTGTCAGCCTAAATTCTACGCGCAGTCTAATAACCCCAGCTTAAAAATTGCGACTGCACTTGCGACGCAGATTGCTAAATTAGTCGCTCAAGGCTGTCCGAATGATTACCAGTCAATCTGTAATTTATCGAGATCGGAAATCAGACAAATAATATTACAGACACAAAACTGCGTTAATTTAATCGGGTTGCTAGATTTTTGTTGGGATCGGGGAATTCCAGTGGTTCATTATAATAATTATCCCAAAACGGTCTGTAAATTCCACGGCATGGTTGCAGTAGTTGCAAATCGTCCAGTCATAATGATTAGCCTCAATCATGCTTCTCCGGCTAGGTTAGCTTTTATTATCGCCCATGAACTGGGTCATATATATCACCAACATCTGCCTGAAGGTGGATTATTAGTAGATGAGGAGATCAGTCTAGAAAGCATTGATGAAGAGGAAATTGCAGCAAATGAATTCGCAGGTGAGTTATTACTTGGTAGACCGGATGTGAGCTATTATACCCCTCATAAATTCTCTGGCAATCGATTGGCATCCTATGCGAAAAGAATTGCCGAGCGAGATAGTGTCGATGCGGGGGTGGTGATTTGGAACTATGCTTGGACGAAAAAAGAATGGGCGGTAGCTCAAAATGCGCTCAAAGTAGTAGAAGGTGCGAGTAAAGCTAACGAAATTATCGATCGATATCTTCAGGATCGACTAGATTGGGAGCGGTTGAGTGATGATAATCAAGATTATCTATCACTGATGTTGCGATTGGATTAGGGCAGGGATTTTGAGTGCGATCTGCTTTTTAGATAACGATGCAATTCTCAAGTTGACTGCTTGTAATTTACTGGCAGAAGCGATGCTCTGTTTGGGTGTGGAGCGGGCTGATATTTATGTGTTGGAATCAGCCCAGCATGTTTTTAGATCGAATCAGAGACTGCGCCGCAACTATTCAGAGCAAACTTGCGATCTGGCGATCGAATTTGTCCTTGGCTGTCAAGTAATTACACCACCAACCGATCTGAGTGAATTGGCTCTATTAAACCAGATTGTGAATATCGATCGTGGTGAAGCGTTATTAATCTCTGCTACTGTAAATGTCGATGTATTTTGGTTGACTACTGGTGATAAACGCTGTATCAATGCGGTTGCTAGTTCGGGTTTAGAAGAGATCGAGCGACGATTAGCTGGTCGGGTTGTGTGTCTAGAGCAAGTTATACTCAAATTAATCGATCGAGAGGGGTTTGAGTTAGTACGCGATCGAGTTATTCCAGGTAGAGATTGCGACAAAGTTCTCAAATCTGCGTTTGGTTCTGGGAGATATGCAGAGCAAAAAAATGTGGTAGAGACGTTGGAAAGTTACGTTCTAGATTTGCGGAATAGTTCGCAGGGATTACTGGCAAATTTTTAAAGGCGAACTGCTGCGCTGGTCTGCCATAATAATAGATAAATTAGCGCAATCTCAGCTATGGAAGCGATCGCTCTCGAACAACAAATCTTAGCAAGCATCCGCACTTTGCCCGTACAGCAACAGCATGAAGTATTAAACTTTGCTCGATTTCTGCATCAAAAAGCAGCAAATAAACCGCCTCGTCGCAGTCTCAAGGGCTTATGTGCCGATTTGAAAATTCAGATTACCGCAGCAGATATTGACGAAGCTCGTCAGGAAATGTGGGGGACATTTCCACGGGAGATCGTCTAGATATGGCGATTGTTGCAGATACACATGCCATCATTTGGTATTTGGTTGAGCCAGAGCGATTGTCTCAAGTAGCTTTAGATGCACTAGAAGGAGCAATTGCGGCTGGAGAACCAGTATATATTTCGGCGATTTCTATAATTGAAATCTGCTATTTAATCGAAAAAAGTAGAATAGCCAGCGATCTACTCCAACGGATTCTAGCAGTACTGAATGAGCCAGATCCTAGCCTAATCGTAGTGCCGATCGATCTGGCAATTTCCATCGCAGTTCAAAATATCGATCGTGATACCGTTCCCGATATGCCGGATCGAATTATTGCCGCAACCGCCTTACATTTGAATTTACCACTGGTGACTCGCGATCGAAAGATCCAAGCTTCACAGTCAATTATCACAATTTGGTAAAGGTACTTAGTTGTACTCAGCGTCAATCGGTCAATAATGTGCGACCTTTGTGGTCTTTGAGCCATTTATGACAAACTTGGTATCCGCCAACATGGAAGTTCCAAACCGCTTCAGTTACATCCATAAAGCCACTTTTTACTTATTAATGACTACTTCACCACGTTCATAGTTAGAATGTTCAGCATCGATAATCCAGCCGCCGCCATTCTCGATAAATGGGGATTTATATTTCTTTATAGCCTCATCAATTTCATCCATCAGTTCAATCGACTGTCCTAGCGCAACGATAATTTTTTGATAATGCCGGATATCAGCTTGACTCAATGTGCGACCTTTGCGGTCTTTGAGCCATTTATGACAAACTTGATAGCCGCCAACATGGAAGTTCCAAACGGCTTCAGGTACATCCACAAAGCGATCTTTTTGCTTATTGATAAATACTTTGCCATTTTCATATTTAGGATGCCCAGCATCGACAATCCAGCCTCCACCATTTTCGATAGATGGGGATGATATCTGGTTTAGAACTGGGGATTTCATCAGGTGCAGATTCACCAATTGCTTTCCCAATTCACCCAATTGATGGAATAAATCGACATTACGGGTGAGTGGTACACGGGGAAAGTCTATCTTCAGGAATTCAGCGTAGCGGCTGCGGTAGGTAGGGGAATGGAAGATGGCGTAGATGTAGTAAAAAATGGCTTCTGGTGTGGGAGTATAGCCGAGGTTTTGTTCTATCTTGGCGAGAAATTCGGGTGAAATATTCGGCTTACGAGTAATTCCCATGTCTTTCTCTGCTTTAGTAGTGGGATATAGATAGAGGGGAGCAAGTTGCATTATCCCTTTGTTACTATAAAAACCTCTGTTATCAATCAAATCAGTGGTGACGAGAAAATGAGTGTAATTTCCTTCGACTGCCACTTGACGCATGAAAATTAACCCTAAATTATCTCCTGCTAGTATATGACGCATTATTTTTGAACCTGGAGTGCCTATAAATCCCCTTGTTTTTCCGCTGTACCATGTCTCTCGAATATCAAATGGTCTGTACAAAATTGATGTATAAAAGTTTCTATTCTTATTGGCTAAGACATCAGCTTTGGCATTTGACACCTTCCAATCTCTACTGTCTTCACCAAGAGAATACTTTGTTCTGAGGGAGATATCATCTAGCAGCTCAAAATCTTCAACTGATTCTTTGATTCCATCACAATCAAAGTGTATTGTGACTTTATCCCTCTCGGTTTTAACTCCACAACTATGTTCAACAAAAATTTTACCTAGTGGGATATACTCTTCATATTCTTCTTCTAATGAAAAGTCTTTCGGAACAAAGAAAAAATTGCATTTTTTTGGAAATATAATATTCCAATTAGTTGTAGATATAGAATTATTTTTGAGATTAATATATTTGTCGTCTCTAAGCCCCCATATACTTGAGTGATTTATATTGCATTCTTTGCCAGATTGTGAACATCGAGAAAATATATTAATGGAAACGCCTTGTTTAATATCAAAAATATTTTGGTCTTTCGATCCATCTGGACATATTTCTTTTTTGTTGATACTACCATGCAAGTCTAATGTCCAAATATCATTAAAGCTATTCATTAAACTTTCACGCATTCGGCGGTGTGTTATTCCATCTAAGAAAGTGTTGCTAGACACAAATGAAACAATACCATATCCGGTGTTGTCAATTCTCCATTGAGCAGCTCTAATAAACTTAATAAAGTCATCATCTAAATTTATTTTTTTCTCATTTAAATTCTTTTTATAATCTTTTATTAAATTTCTTATCCATTCACTTGAATTTACAGAGCTAACTGAATATGGAGGATTACCAATAACAACCATGATTGGTTTCTCTTTCTTGATATCTGCTGCCTGACTAGACTCTTCAGCAATAAACTCATCAACTAGTAATTCACTCTTTTTAGTGGGTTCATCCAGAGTATTTGTTAGATACACGCCCAAACGTTTCCCCTCATCAAACTGATATCCCGTTTCTTGTAAAAATAGACCTAGTTTTAAATGTGCAATTGCATAGGGAGCCATCAATAACTCAAAACCGAAAATTCTTGGTAATAAATGATCGCGGACATATTCCGACCAAGTAATATCACCCACGCGCTCAATGATAGCTTCCCGCTCTTCGTGAAAGCGGGTGTGAATTAGTTGGCAAATCCATAATAAAAATGTCCCAGTACCTGTAGCTGGGTCGAGAATCATCACCTCTGGATCGGCTAATCCCAAAGCTTTATTAAACTTATCTTTGAGTAAAATATCGACCGATCTCACCATGTAAGATACGACTGGTTCGGGAGTATAGTAAACACCCCGCCGTTCGCGCATTTTTGGTTTATATGCGGCTAAGAAATCCTCATAAAACCGAATGACGATATCTTCTTGATTCGTGCGTTGTTTCAAAATCTTGTAAAATTGTTTCCATCTTTGCTGCTCGGAGCGTTACAAAGATATCAGAGATCGCACCGATCAATTTATCGCCTAATTCTTCAGAACTACGATTAGAGATATCTTCAAATAACTTTCGCAAGAATGGATTAGTTTCTGGTAATTGTTTCCAAGCTGAAGTACGGTCAAAATGAGTCTTCTTGTCCTTATCTTTATCTTTTATATGACTGAATACTCGTGCGGTAAACAAAGCATAAGCAACTGTTTGGGCATAGATATCAGCTAATGAATATTCTTTGTCATTATCAGGTTTGACTTTCAGATCCGGCAATAACTCTCGCTTGAAACTCTCTAGCAGTTGGTGAAGATAACCATCTTTTGATTCTAGAACGTATGATTCGGGGATAATCTTTTCAATTTCTCGTGCTGACTCCGCTAACTTTTGAGCTAACTCTTTAGCTGTCTGAATCGGATCGTAAAATACCCGCTCGGCTAAAGGCACCGAACATAAAATATTTTGAGCGATCGGTACTTTTTTTAATCGCTCTATTCGAGTATCTAACTCTCGATCGTCTACTAAATCGAAGGTTTGAATGTGACGTTGTTTAATGCCCCCTTCTTGGGGCAATATAAATGCAACTCGCCCTGAATCCTCACTGGTAGGATACAGCAAATACATCGCGGGTTGATTTTGGTTTACGCGATCGATGTAGTGATTTATATATATTTCTTGCTGCTGCTCTTCTTCCGTCAGCCAGCGTTTGATTTCGTCATTTGATAGGATGTTCAGCTTATCATAGAATTTAACCGCGATCGGACGAGTTTCCGCCGCAGTCTCTTCATCGTCACCCAGTCGTAAATACCAAAAATCAGAA harbors:
- a CDS encoding type II toxin-antitoxin system VapC family toxin; translation: MAIVADTHAIIWYLVEPERLSQVALDALEGAIAAGEPVYISAISIIEICYLIEKSRIASDLLQRILAVLNEPDPSLIVVPIDLAISIAVQNIDRDTVPDMPDRIIAATALHLNLPLVTRDRKIQASQSIITIW
- a CDS encoding ImmA/IrrE family metallo-endopeptidase, translated to MTQTLQNMSQLYARLDQIGLPKKFVRDKALPDWWCDEFEQTPSAVTEAALYVSHRLNLNLQSLLEETAQPEFVLTCQPKFYAQSNNPSLKIATALATQIAKLVAQGCPNDYQSICNLSRSEIRQIILQTQNCVNLIGLLDFCWDRGIPVVHYNNYPKTVCKFHGMVAVVANRPVIMISLNHASPARLAFIIAHELGHIYHQHLPEGGLLVDEEISLESIDEEEIAANEFAGELLLGRPDVSYYTPHKFSGNRLASYAKRIAERDSVDAGVVIWNYAWTKKEWAVAQNALKVVEGASKANEIIDRYLQDRLDWERLSDDNQDYLSLMLRLD
- a CDS encoding DUF2281 domain-containing protein; this translates as MEAIALEQQILASIRTLPVQQQHEVLNFARFLHQKAANKPPRRSLKGLCADLKIQITAADIDEARQEMWGTFPREIV
- a CDS encoding type ISP restriction/modification enzyme, with product MKQRTNQEDIVIRFYEDFLAAYKPKMRERRGVYYTPEPVVSYMVRSVDILLKDKFNKALGLADPEVMILDPATGTGTFLLWICQLIHTRFHEEREAIIERVGDITWSEYVRDHLLPRIFGFELLMAPYAIAHLKLGLFLQETGYQFDEGKRLGVYLTNTLDEPTKKSELLVDEFIAEESSQAADIKKEKPIMVVIGNPPYSVSSVNSSEWIRNLIKDYKKNLNEKKINLDDDFIKFIRAAQWRIDNTGYGIVSFVSSNTFLDGITHRRMRESLMNSFNDIWTLDLHGSINKKEICPDGSKDQNIFDIKQGVSINIFSRCSQSGKECNINHSSIWGLRDDKYINLKNNSISTTNWNIIFPKKCNFFFVPKDFSLEEEYEEYIPLGKIFVEHSCGVKTERDKVTIHFDCDGIKESVEDFELLDDISLRTKYSLGEDSRDWKVSNAKADVLANKNRNFYTSILYRPFDIRETWYSGKTRGFIGTPGSKIMRHILAGDNLGLIFMRQVAVEGNYTHFLVTTDLIDNRGFYSNKGIMQLAPLYLYPTTKAEKDMGITRKPNISPEFLAKIEQNLGYTPTPEAIFYYIYAIFHSPTYRSRYAEFLKIDFPRVPLTRNVDLFHQLGELGKQLVNLHLMKSPVLNQISSPSIENGGGWIVDAGHPKYENGKVFINKQKDRFVDVPEAVWNFHVGGYQVCHKWLKDRKGRTLSQADIRHYQKIIVALGQSIELMDEIDEAIKKYKSPFIENGGGWIIDAEHSNYERGEVVINK
- a CDS encoding type ISP restriction/modification enzyme is translated as MDVTEAVWNFHVGGYQVCHKWLKDHKGRTLLTD